The following proteins are encoded in a genomic region of Rhinolophus ferrumequinum isolate MPI-CBG mRhiFer1 chromosome 17, mRhiFer1_v1.p, whole genome shotgun sequence:
- the SELENOK gene encoding selenoprotein K isoform X1, translating into MVYISNGQVLDSRSQSPWRLSFITDFFWGIAEFVVLFFKTLLQQDVKKKGYGNSSDSRYDDGKGPPGNPPRRMGRINHLRGPNPPPMAGGUGR; encoded by the exons ATGGTTTACATCTCGAATG GACAAGTGTTGGACAGCCGGAGTCAGTCCCCGTGGAGGTTATCTTTTATAACAGATTTCTTCTGGGGGATAGCTGAGTTCGTGGTTTTGTT CTTCAAAACTCTGCTTCAGCAAGATGTGAAAAAGAAAGGCTACGGAAACTCATCTGATTCCAGATATGATGATGGAAAAGG gcCCCCAGGAAATCCCCCCAGAAGAATGGGTCGAATTAATCATCTGCGTGGGCCTAATCCTCCTCCAATGGCTGGTGGATGAGGAAG gtaa
- the SELENOK gene encoding selenoprotein K isoform X2 — MVYISNGQVLDSRSQSPWRLSFITDFFWGIAEFVVLFFKTLLQQDVKKKGYGNSSDSRYDDGKGPPGNPPRRMGRINHLRGPNPPPMAGGUGR; from the exons ATGGTTTACATCTCGAATG GACAAGTGTTGGACAGCCGGAGTCAGTCCCCGTGGAGGTTATCTTTTATAACAGATTTCTTCTGGGGGATAGCTGAGTTCGTGGTTTTGTT CTTCAAAACTCTGCTTCAGCAAGATGTGAAAAAGAAAGGCTACGGAAACTCATCTGATTCCAGATATGATGATGGAAAAGG gcCCCCAGGAAATCCCCCCAGAAGAATGGGTCGAATTAATCATCTGCGTGGGCCTAATCCTCCTCCAATGGCTGGTGGATGAGGAAGGTAA